In Musa acuminata AAA Group cultivar baxijiao chromosome BXJ2-3, Cavendish_Baxijiao_AAA, whole genome shotgun sequence, the following proteins share a genomic window:
- the LOC103977968 gene encoding methyl-CpG-binding domain-containing protein 9 — protein sequence MDPAPATASKTHEVRLAPLFIDLNEAPPPPCDTPPADPPSHGFSLDSRALACRFHASLAPAPGPAADFPGEAGVGKLPLPCGVCGRPETRGGTVVCDGCERGFHVGCVRNRLRYPAAAVDDWLCHECTASGRPTKRWTLGAARLLDINALPPSEGDVEELQSSGNVGCRVNNVDVANVSGSGQPFPQHVGQIRNDCDSAKDTGSVDDFSRITEDGKRFGSGNDVAHYLGIKSSYTYVDIGEKSDVSGVVQRSLPPRRRKRDLSRTWTATSSSENQESVRVNCSGEPSSDNEVMESQYSDFRRPSRVTNAYTEENNGHGSQMLNGCLPVQYEDFFVICFGRIDLRLAYHNNCQIWPVGYRSVWHDRITGSIFECEVSDGGDAGPVFKVRRHPCSALPIPIGQTVLLYNNANKCDASERTETNCVILESDLEKDDDIIMLLSDPSYSDLEQVSCFSSNLCGNSHGTSTQMEVDEPDGLTSHSEKFDDSSVRTSTLRDEIGDFYVEGRSSFSVWKMVSQTLVDSCREVFKQSGSLQFTCRHRNQISSSLADNGRSRLVDHLGTLARFCSSAGPTNFPQVIQNHTEFDLSCQLVAEWLNQDRFGLDMGFVKEVIETFPESHACSGYQFLANRADFSKSMTVASGVILAVQRNGDGGEDKVPSYGLYRRQMMLKQQDFAADHQSSDRQPPPGKPCSRRLPAELVGDVYQIWEFLWRFYGTLGLNEPPTLEELEEELIDPWPIDSKYMEKLDKEIEDFREPDGWISLSTCESGSTASEVSPFMFIPNETASAREAAQAKLASRTYGRCTGVTLTKIHISLLKILIGEILGKVTVYLDPNSDARESRSRRGRKKDVENTVTVKEAKTEILPANELTWPDLARRYILAVLSMNFVMDSPDVFTREGLKLVRCLQGDGGVLCGSLSGVAGMEADAMLLADAERQISDSRLQENKVLPVDQKDSDAVSTSEPAVVNGNNLPEWALPLEPVKKLPTNVGTRIRKCIYDALDRNPPEWAKKILEHSISKEVYKGNASGPTKKAVLSVLAEASGGKHQQKSEKRSKEKSPISLSDAVMKRCRIVLRRAVSADEGKVFCNLLGSPIANVNDNEDEGVLGFPAMVSRPLDFRTIDLRLAVGAYGGSHEAFLEDVREVWHNISTAYGDRPDLMQLVETLSQKFESLYEKEVLILVEKIADHVGNEPLDTEKRKELYNIILAANEIPKAPWEEGVCKVCGIDKDDDSVLLCDSCDSEYHTYCLNPPLARIPEGNWYCPSCIRIQSKKQELDQHTEVTKRHMRRHLGEEGRAFQEALYQLACTMEEREYWEYSVEERIFLLKFLCDEVLNTALVREHLDQCTEKSNDLQQKIRTLVMEWRNLKFKEELLALSIAKESTSKFNEPGDVASEEGEANMYSGHGRLVEYQQNVNNSSVTDSGNRLKGASFIIEGCPGEDGRIDFSKSVGQLFKSSVIDTHADGRKSQVQSGERDVLEERSVPGNLNPITTVGKEDQINEQDERLLLVSAQQDNKESTEESIHGFQHETEKRELPVKESSLLGRPDLMQAINMKRNAGVLTNADNLHGSSLGSDSGRLQSRENYITMITGLVKTSGELLASKGVLQENADDLVTSSEHGSSDLGMGGLKNEISHIEESIFSFESQLMMSSLRRDFLGRDSFGRLYWVIGRPGRHPWLVADGSITVPQERNKVEDFKDPKADVLMDMVSSCSVLMRTGPGGSDACSTSTCDMHDRNFCSFSLYESDNEIQEITSWLSDADPKERELKECILQWQRLVHQVTNHISNSSQLTSKSSASKNCTVAQSLTTKAMMILEAKYGPFLDPEVSEIPKRKGRKAKQNHEERMYRCECLEAIWPSRHHCLSCHQSFLTAVELEGHNDGRCTPNNPVSDESKENDDILRVKGTRSESTRGKENPDDVDFVDTSKNKIVDASSNLVRISRKACPYDFDEISKRFITRNSNKELVQEIGLIGLNGLPSFVPSPVFFLNSALVLNPSLKSDTNMNSELAFASEGWLLSSMKRGGKGISATQDETGKGTRQANISAHNFHGNVNDEQSQRIKKSNTGSGDGEEASSITNKIQRSGRSCTVPESSLRPLVGKISEILKRLKVNLLDMEAALPMEALRPSRSQMPKRCAWREFVKSSESIFEMVQATTLFEGMIKTEYLKNGWWYWSSQTAAAKSSTVASLALRIYTLDDSIIYVKDQVPGSDPTENLKQTTKTGKKRKDIEL from the exons ATGGATCCCGCCCCTGCAACCGCCTCGAAGACCCACGAGGTCCGCCTGGCCCCGCTCTTCATCGACCTCAACGAGGCCCCTCCGCCGCCCTGCGACACCCCTCCGGCCGACCCCCCTTCCCATGGCTTCTCACTCGACTCCCGCGCCCTCGCTTGCCGCTTCCACGCTTCCCTTGCCCCCGCCCCCGGACCTGCCGCCGACTTCCCTGGCGAGGCTGGCGTGGGGAAGCTTCCCCTCCCCTGCGGGGTCTGTGGCCGCCCCGAGACCCGCGGTGGGACGGTGGTCTGCGACGGCTGCGAGCGGGGGTTCCACGTTGGCTGTGTGAGGAACAGGCTGCGGTATCCGGCTGCGGCGGTTGACGACTGGCTCTGCCATGAGTGCACTGCGAGCGGGAGGCCCACCAAGCGGTGGACACTCGGTGCCGCCAGGTTGCTTGATATCAATGCACTGCCGCCAAGCGAGGGAGATGTTGAAGAGCTACAGAGTAGCGGAAATGTTGGATGCAG AGTGAACAATGTTGATGTAGCTAATGTTAGTGGATCTGGTCAACCATTTCCACAACATGTGGGTCAGATAAGAAATGACTGTGACTCGGCAAAGGATACAGGAAGCGTGGATGATTTTTCAAGAATTACCGAAG ATGGAAAGAGGTTTGGATCAGGGAATGATGTTGCTCACTATCTTGGCATCAAGTCAAGCTACACTTATGTTGACATTGGTGAAAAAAGTGATGTTTCTGGAGTAGTCCAAAGGTCTTTGCCTCCTCGCCGAAGGAAAAGAGATCTTTCAAGAACATGGACTGCAACTAGTTCATCAGAGAACCAAGAGAGTGTGAGGGTTAACTGTAGCGGGGAGCCTTCTTCCGATAACGAGGTTATGGAATCACAGTACTCTGATTTTAGGAGACCTTCAAGAGTTACAAATGCTTATACGGAGGAAAATAATGGCCATGGATCTCAAATGTTGAAC GGTTGTCTCCCAGTTCAGTATGAGGATTTCTTTGTCATTTGTTTCGGAAGAATTGATTTGCGATTGGCATATCATAACAACTGTCAGATCTGGCCTGTAGGATATAGATCAGTTTGGCATGACAGAATTACAGGTTCTATTTTTGAGTGTGAGGTCTCAGATGGGGGTGATGCTGGACCTGTATTTAAGGTACGAAGGCATCCATGTTCGGCATTGCCAATTCCAATTGGACAAACTGTTCTTTTGTATAATAATGCTAACAAATGTGATGCATCAGAAAGAACAGAAACTAACTGTGTGATCTTAGAATCTGATTTGGAGAAAGATGATGACATTATAATGCTCCTATCGGATCCAAGTTACTCGGATCTGGAACAGGTATCATGCTTCAGTAGCAACTTGTGTGGAAACTCTCATGGTACCTCCACACAGATGGAAGTGGATGAACCAGATGGTTTGACTAGCCACTCAGAAAAGTTTGATGATTCTTCGGTAAGGACTTCCACTTTGAGGGATGAAATTGGGGATTTCTATGTGGAAGGACGATCATCATTCTCAGTGTGGAAGATGGTCTCCCAAACTCTTGTTGACTCATGCCGTGAAGTGTTTAAGCAGTCAGGTTCGTTGCAGTTCACCTGCAGGCATAGAAATCAAATTTCATCGTCCTTAGCAGATAATGGAAGATCAAGATTGGTAGATCATCTTGGTACCTTAGCTAGGTTTTGCAGTTCTGCTGGTCCCACTAATTTCCCACAAGTGATTCAGAATCATACAGAGTTTGATTTGTCATGCCAATTAGTTGCAGAATGGTTAAATCAGGACAGATTTGGATTGGATATGGGTTTTGTAAAGGAAGTCATTGAAACGTTTCCTGAATCACATGCATGTTCAGGATACCAGTTTCTGGCTAATAGAGCAGACTTTTCAAAGTCGATGACTGTTGCTAGTGGAGTGATCTTAGCAGTACAAAGGAATGGTGATGGAGGTGAAGATAAAGTTCCCTCATATGGTTTATACAGAAGACAGATGATGTTAAAACAACAAGATTTTGCTGCAGACCACCAATCAAGTGACCGTCAACCTCCACCAGGGAAACCTTGTAGCAGAAGGCTTCCTGCAGAGCTGGTTGGAGATGTTTATCAG ATATGGGAATTTCTTTGGCGTTTTTATGGGACTCTGGGTCTAAATGAACCTCCAACGCTTGAGGAACTTGAAGAAGAACTTATTGATCCTTGGCCCATTGACTCAAAGTATATGGAGAAGCTGGATAAGGAAATAGAGGATTTTAGAGAACCAGATGGTTGGATCTCACTGTCGACATGTGAGTCTGGTTCAACAGCATCTGAAGTGAGTCCATTTATGTTTATTCCAAACGAAACGGCATCAGCAAGGGAAGCTGCTCAAGCTAAATTGGCATCACGTACTTATGGCAGATGTACTGGTGTAACATTGACTAAGATTCATATTTCACTGCTGAAAATTTTGATTGGGGAGATCCTTGGTAAGGTTACAGTTTATTTAGATCCAAATTCTGATGCTAGAGAATCAAGATCTAGACGTGGTAGAAAGAAGGATGTTGAGAATACTGTTACTGTAAAAGAAGCTAAGACTGAAATACTACCTGCTAATGAACTAACATGGCCGGATTTGGCTCGGAGATATATTTTAGCTGTTTTATCTATGAACTTTGTTATGGATTCACCAGATGTCTTCACTCGTGAAGGTTTGAAGTTGGTCCGCTGCTTACAGGGTGATGGTGGTGTCCTTTGTGGTTCCCTTTCTGGTGTTGCTGGTATGGAAGCTGATGCAATG CTGCTTGCAGATGCCGAAAGACAGATATCTGATTCTAGATTACAAGAAAATAAAGTTTTGCCTGTTGACCAGAAGGACTCTGATGCAGTCAGTACCTCTGAGCCTGCTGTAGTGAATGGGAACAATCTTCCTGAGTGGGCATTACCACTAGAACCAGTGAAGAAGTTGCCAACTAATGTTGGTACGAGAATAAGAAAGTGCATTTATGATGCATTGGATCGAAATCCTCCAGAATGGGCAAAGAAAATTTTGGAGCATTCTATAAGTAAAGAGGTCTATAAGGGAAATGCCTCAGGACCAACCAAG AAAGCTGTTCTATCTGTGTTAGCAGAGGCATCTGGTGGAAAACACCAGCAAAAATCTGAGAAGAGAAGTAAAGAGAAAAGCCCTATATCTTTGTCTGATGCTGTTATGAAAAGATGTCGTATAGTACTACGTCGTGCTGTTTCTGCTGATGAAGGGAAAGTTTTCTGCAATTTGCTTGGTTCTCCCATTGCGAATGTTAATGATAATGAAGATGAAGGTGTTCTTGGATTTCCTGCTATGGTTTCTCGTCCTTTAGATTTCCGCACAATTGACTTAAGGTTGGCTGTTGGGGCTTATGGTGGATCACATGAAGCCTTTCTTGAGGATGTCCGGGAG GTATGGCATAACATATCCACCGCATATGGGGATCGGCCTGATCTTATGCAGTTGGTTGAGACATTGTCACAAAAATTTGAATCATTGTATGAGAAAGAG GTGCTTATTCTAGTGGAAAAAATTGCTGATCATGTGGGTAATGAGCCTTTAGACACTGAAAAGCGGAAAGAATTGTATAATATTATTCTTGCAGCAAATGAAATACCGAAAGCTCCTTGGGAAGAGGGAGTTTGTAAAGTTTGTGGCATTGACAAGGATGATGACAGTGTTTTGCTATGTGATTCTTGCGACTCTGAATACCACACATATTGTTTAAATCCCCCTCTTGCTCGGATTCCAGAAGGCAACTGGTATTGTCCATCATGTATCAGGATTCAATCCAAGAAGCAGGAACTAGATCAACACACAGAAGTTACCAAACGCCATATGAGGAGACATCTGGGAGAGGAAGGTCGTGCTTTTCAAGAGGCTCTGTATCAGCTAGCATGCACAATGGAAGAAAGAGAATATTGGGAGTACAGCGTTGAAGAG AGAATATTTTTGCTGAAGTTTCTGTGTGATGAGGTGCTGAACACTGCACTTGTTAGAGAACACCTCGATCAGTGCACTGAAAAGTCAAATGATCTGCAACAAAAAATACGAACTCTAGTTATGGAGTGGAGAAATTTGAAATTTAAAGAAGAACTATTGGCCTTGAGCATTGCAAAAGAAAGTACGAGTAAATTTAATGAACCTGGTGATGTTGCAAGTGAAGAAGGAGAAGCTAATATGTACTCTGGCCATGGTAGGTTAGTTGAATATCAGCAAAATGTTAATAACTCTTCTGTGACTGATTCAGGAAATCGACTGAAAGGTGCATCTTTCATTATTGAGGGCTGCCCTGGAGAAGATGGGCGAATTGATTTCAGCAAGAGTGTGGGCCAGTTATTTAAGAGTAGCGTGATAGACACCCATGCTGATGGTAGGAAATCTCAAGTTCAGTCTGGTGAGAGAGATGTTTTGGAAGAGCGTTCAGTGCCTGGTAATCTGAACCCCATTACAACCGTTGGTAAGGAAGATCAAATTAATGAACAAGATGAACGATTATTACTAGTTTCTGCACAACAAGATAATAAGGAATCAacggaagaatccatccatggttTTCAGCATGAAACGGAAAAAAGGGAGTTGCCGGTTAAGGAAAGCAGCTTGCTTGGTAGACCTGATTTGATGCAAGCTATAAATATGAAAAGGAATGCTGGAGTGCTGACCAATGCTGATAATCTTCATGGTTCTTCTCTGGGTTCTGACAGTGGGAGGTTACAATCAAGGGAGAATTATATTACAATGATTACGGGGTTAGTCAAAACATCTGGAGAATTGCTCGCCTCTAAAGGTGTTCTCCAGGAAAATGCTGATGATCTTGTAACTTCTAGTGAGCATGGGTCCAGTGATCTTGGAATGGGTGGTTTGAAGAATGAAATTTCACACATTGAGGAGTCAATATTCAGTTTTGAATCTCAGCTTATGATGTCATCTTTGAGAAGGGACTTCCTTGGAAGGGACTCGTTTGGCCGATTATACTGGGTTATAGGTAGACCTGGTAGGCATCCTTGGTTGGTTGCTGATGGAAGTATAACAGTGCCACAGGAAAGAAACAAAGTTGAAGATTTTAAGGACCCCAAGGCTGATGTTCTTATGGATATGGTCTCCTCTTGTTCAGTACTCATGAGGACTGGACCAGGAGGATCAGATGCATGTAGTACATCTACTTGTGATATGCATGATCGGAACTTTTGTTCATtttctttgtatgaatctgacaaTGAAATTCAGGAAATTACTAGTTGGTTGAGTGATGCCGACCCTAAGGAAAGAGAGCTGAAGGAATGCATTTTGCAGTGGCAAAGACTTGTACATCAAGTGACCAATCATATTTCTAATAGTTCTCAACTAACTTCTAAGTCTTCCGCTAGCAAGAATTGCACAGTCGCTCAAAGTTTAACTACAAAGGCCATGATGATCCTTGAAGCCAAATATGGTCCTTTCTTGGATCCAGAAGTGAGTGAAATTCCAAAGCGAAAAGGGAGGAAAGCAAAACAAAATCATGAGGAGAGAATGTACAGATGTGAATGCTTAGAAGCCATATGGCCTTCTAGACACCACTGTTTGTCCTGTCACCAATCATTTTTGACTGCAGTGGAACTCGAAGGACATAATGATGGAAGGTGTACCCCTAATAATCCTGTATCTGATGAAAGTAAAGAAAATGATGATATACTAAGAGTCAAGGGAACAAGATCTGAGAGCACTAGGGGAAAAGAAAATCCTGATGACGTTGATTTTGTTGATACGTCAAAGAACAAAATTGTAGATGCCAGCTCCAATCTTGTTAGAATTTCAAGGAAAGCATGTCCTTATGATTTTGATGAGATCAGCAAAAGGTTCATCACAAGAAACTCTAACAAGGAGTTAGTGCAAGAAATAGGTCTTATCGGGCTAAATGGACTTCCGTCCTTTGTCCCCTCGCCGGTTTTCTTTCTGAATTCTGCATTAGTGCTGAACCCAAGCCTGAAGTCCGATACTAATATGAATAGTGAGTTGGCCTTTGCTTCAGAAGGATGGTTGCTATCATCCATGAAAAGGGGAGGAAAAGGCATAAGTGCAACTCAGGATGAAACTGGAAAAGGAACCAGACAAGCCAACATTTCTGCTCATAATTTTCATGGTAATGTTAATGATGAACAATCTCAGAGAATAAAAAAATCGAATACAGGTTCTGGTGATGGTGAAGAAGCATCCTCTATAACTAATAAAATTCAACGATCTGGCCGCAGCTGCACAGTTCCTGAGTCATCATTGAGGCCATTAGTTGGGAAGATCTCTGAGATTCTAAAGCGTCTCAAGGTTAATTTACTTGATATGGAGGCTGCCCTGCCAATGGAAGCACTGAGACCATCAAGGTCACAGATGCCGAAAAGATGTGCATGGCGTGAGTTTGTGAAGTCTTCAGAGTCCATATTCGAG ATGGTTCAAGCAACAACCCTGTTTGAAGGCATGATCAAGACAGAGTACCTGAAAAATGGGTGGTGGTACTGGTCTTCTCAGACTGCTGCAGCAAAGTCATCTACGGTTGCATCTCTTGCTCTCCGCATTTACACTCTTGATGATTCTATCATCTATGTGAAGGACCAAGTACCTGGTTCAGATCCCACAGAGAATCTGAAGCAGACAACCAAGacaggaaagaaaaggaaagatatTGAACTATGA